One Vigna unguiculata cultivar IT97K-499-35 chromosome 7, ASM411807v1, whole genome shotgun sequence genomic region harbors:
- the LOC114191316 gene encoding uncharacterized protein LOC114191316, giving the protein MDQFRFNKTFILIGALSCLLLSTVASARHLLVAPVPPELTQFCSGTDNPALCVDTIAPVLAGNFDPVRAVEGEINATLQKASEIAASISKQLEDPATAKEALDALNICKTQYDDMLDSIKEALNMVVQMNVMEAYRKMSAVISYKSSCDDAYTESPGVEMPFRQEATTLFQLSGNCVTVLNTIVKTTTV; this is encoded by the coding sequence ATGGATCAGTTCAGATTCAATAAAACCTTTATCCTCATCGGAGCACTCTCTTGCCTCCTCCTATCCACCGTCGCCTCCGCCCGCCACCTTCTAGTCGCACCTGTCCCCCCTGAGCTTACACAATTCTGCAGTGGCACCGATAACCCGGCGCTCTGTGTGGATACCATCGCCCCCGTCCTCGCCGGTAACTTCGACCCCGTGAGAGCAGTGGAGGGCGAGATCAACGCCACCCTCCAGAAGGCCAGCGAGATCGCCGCTTCCATCTCCAAGCAGCTGGAAGATCCCGCCACCGCAAAGGAGGCCTTGGACGCACTCAACATCTGCAAGACTCAGTACGATGACATGTTGGACAGCATAAAGGAAGCTTTGAATATGGTGGTTCAGATGAACGTGATGGAGGCTTATCGCAAAATGAGCGCCGTGATTTCTTACAAATCCAGCTGCGACGACGCTTACACCGAGTCTCCCGGCGTCGAAATGCCCTTCCGCCAGGAGGCCACCACGCTCTTCCAGTTGAGTGGCAATTGCGTCACCGTCCTCAACACCATCGTTAAAACTACCACGGTGTAA